From a region of the Calonectris borealis chromosome 2, bCalBor7.hap1.2, whole genome shotgun sequence genome:
- the ARHGAP28 gene encoding rho GTPase-activating protein 28 yields MLSNESAPPPAFSRSNSQASMDSTSMEDFWCEVESIKESSEDGSEEATLLEFKPADEGELEAEWLQDVGLSTLISGAEEEDGQALLSTLTRTQAAAVQKRYNTYTQTLRKKNKHTVRDVRDIFGTNDSSPTFETVPVSPVPSNGIQLPGQKPVWKSVSSNSCLDCGLDKGSPSVTEDLSYEVSFSESITVLPKTQEWPKNQRFKKEDSALPKFIVRKSRFGLTEVGDLSPEDMKKIRYLSLIELTAFYDALGVELKRNRAERVRGRENGLFGVPLTILLENDQKKVPGIKVPLIFQKLLLKLEETGLETEGILRVPGSASRVKNLHQELEAKFYEDTFDWDQVRNNDAAGLLKMFIRELPSPLFTVEYLPAFITLVEKISKIKLQLQALHLLIMLLPEANRDTAKAFLQFLKKVVANEGKNKMNLWNVSMIVAPNLFIYKGKRANQQEMQAAATTAHIVRLLIRYQDILWTVPSFLISQVRKMNEAAMNNSKRQLMFDKGVRKLLRRKTMERERPERPEGAVTFPPYLQSDIPEGVIRVYAPLHSKVSMAIQLNSQTKAKDILARFHCENSRSSSQNMRGQIQSLHEIGGNIGQHCLDPDAYMLDVYRANPQAEWVIKPKAS; encoded by the exons AaggggagctggaggcagaatGGCTGCAAGATGTAGGTTTATCTACGTTGATCTCGGGAGCTGAAGAGGAGGACGGCCAAGCCCTGCTGTCCACTCTGACCCGAACTCAAGCTGCCGCTGTACAGAAGAGGTACAACACCTACActcagaccctgaggaagaagaACAAGCACACAGTCCGGGATGTGCGAGACATCTTTGGCACCAATGACTCTTCT CCCACATTTGAGACAGTTCCAGTGTCACCAGTTCCTTCTAATGGTATCCAGCTTCCTGGGCAGAAGCCAGTTTGGAAATCAGTTAGCT CTAATAGCTGTCTAGACTGCGGACTAGATAAAGGCAGCCCATCCGTAACAGAAGACCTCTCCTATGAGGTCTCTTTCTCAGAATCCATTACAGTCCTTCCAAAAACCCAAGAATGGCCGAAAAACCAGAGGTTCAAAAAGGAGGACTCTGCTTTGCCC AAATTCATTGTTCGGAAAAGCCGGTTTGGACTGACAGAGGTTGGAGACCTCTCTCCTGAAGACATGAAGAAGATCCGCTACCTCTCCCTGATTGAGCTGACAGCCTTCTATGATGCACTGGGGGTGGAACTGAAGAGGAACCGCGCAGAGAGGGTGCGGGGACGAG aaaatggtCTGTTTGGAGTCCCTCTGACCATACTGCTGGAGAATGATCAAAAGAAGGTTCCTGGAATAAAAGTTCCCCTCATCTTCCAAAAA ctgctgctcaAGCTTGAGGAAACAGGTTTAGAAACCGAAGGAATTCTACGAGTGCCTGGATCTGCCTCCAGAGTCAAG AATCTCCATCAAGAACTTGAGGCAAAATTTTATGAAGACACTTTTGACTGGGACCAAGTACGAAATAATGATGCAGCAGGACTGCTCAAAATGTTTATAAGAGAACTCCCAAGCCCACTCTTCACAGTAGAATATCTGCCTGCTTTCATCACGCTAGTGGAAA AAATCTCCAAGATCAAGTTACAGCTACAAGCTTTGCATCTGTTGATCATGCTGCTGCCTGAAGCCAACAGAGACACAGCCAAG GCCTTTCTTCAGTTCCTGAAGAAGGTGGTTGCtaatgaagggaaaaataaaatgaatttgtGGAATGTTTCTATGATTGTTGCACCAAACCTCTTCATCTACAAAGGGAAACGTGCAAACCAACAAGAAATGCAAGCAGCCGCCACCACGGCGCACATTGTGCGGCTTTTAATTCGGTACCAGGACATCCTGTGGACA GTGCCATCCTTCCTGATTTCCCAagtaagaaaaatgaatgagGCAGCAATGAACAACAGCAAGAGGCAGCTGATGTTTGACAAAGGAGTGAGAAAACTTCTGAGGAGAAAGACCATGGAACGGGAGAGACCTGAAAGACCAGAG GGAGCTGTCACTTTTCCCCCATACCTGCAGTCTGACATACCTGAGGGGGTGATAAGAGTTTATGCTCCACTGCATTCAAAAGTCTCTATGGCAATTCAACTCAACAGCCAAACAAAAGCCAAAGACATCCTGGCTCGATTCCATTGTGAAAACAG CCGCAGTTCATCACAGAACATGAGGGGCCAGATCCAAAGTTTACATGAAATTGGAGGAAATATAG GTCAGCACTGTTTGGATCCGGATGCATACATGTTAGATGTTTACCGTGCAAATCCTCAGGCAGAATGGGTGATAAAACCAAAAGCAAGCTGA